A single window of Phaenicophaeus curvirostris isolate KB17595 chromosome 24, BPBGC_Pcur_1.0, whole genome shotgun sequence DNA harbors:
- the LOC138730681 gene encoding complement component receptor 1-like protein translates to MPAWELGRQRDRTAALGLFLLAALVVAVQSDCDAPPHLPSAELKEKYKGITTFPNNSVVEYVCRPGYIRNAKTRNTLVCGENTQWHGITEICIPKLCPYPGEPDHGRLVLPEKFFFGSSANFTCNTGYRLVGNSEIHCVLKNGVVTWDRDIPMCEAIPCLPPPEIANGDHTGAGQDEFEYGASVTYRCHTVRRGERPFSLVGDASIFCTTTDNVNGVWSKPAPECKVVSCEHPAVENGNLLSGYQADYTYRDTVLFDCNFRYSLNGSGTSTCKENSLWDPPLPLCQRSSCDDPPDVWNAVKAKLAGNLFPVETIITYECREGYQFSPGETTRHIKCLPDFTWSETPDPCERIRCPDPDLTNGRPADLWDMRDAYRYGDRLEITCNDGYTFKGRSGNVVLRCTSDGRWEPAVPECVPEPRCPKPDIAHGREIYTSKNDYTVGTRLRLMCDSGYVLRGPDSTECRANASWAPALPFCDKVCAPPPQIPNGQHSGLGREQFPYGTKVTYSCAEGLSLIGDASIHCTSDDGDNLAWSGPAPECRVVRCPKPTVERGRMTPQKFMFSYGVDVRFSCDEGFKLQGAAESRCQADGTWHPPLPTCQPVYCIRPQTLAHENLQIYTSRLKYEVNETLSFVCRQGIHRTLTSESTCSANGTWVPPLTCKKRDTCEKILQNREMFQCGIPLEELITLLEVKKLYLEIQKLEMEQRRAAYG, encoded by the exons ATGCCAGCGTGGGAGCTGGGGAGGCAGAGGGATCGCACCGCTGCCCTTGGGTTATTCCTTCTCGCTGCTCTTGTTGTGGCTGTTCAGA GTGACTGCGATGCTCCACCGCATCTCCCATCTGCAGAACtcaaagagaaatacaaaggCATTACCACATTTCCCAATAATTCAGTGGTGGAATACGTCTGTCGTCCAGGTTATATAAGAAATGCTAAGACCCGAAACACCCTTGTTTGTGGGGAGAACACTCAGTGGCATGGAATAACGGAGATATGTATAC CAAAGTTGTGCCCCTACCCTGGAGAGCCAGACCACGGCAGACTGGTCCTACCAGAAAAGTTCTTTTTTGGTTCATCAGCAAACTTCACCTGCAACACTGG GTACAGACTTGTTGGAAATTCTGAAATTCACTGTGTCCTTAAAAATGGGGTTGTTACATGGGATCGAGACATTCCCATGTGTGAGG CGATACCGTGCTTACCCCCTCCAGAAATAGCTAACGGAGACCACACTGGAGCTGGGCAGGACGAGTTTGAGTATGGAGCGTCTGTCACTTACAGGTGCCACACTGTCAGAAGGGGAGAGAGACCTTTCTCGCTGGTGGGAGATGCCTCTATTTTCTGTACAACCACAGATAACGTAAACGGTGTCTGGAGCAAGCCAGCCCCAGAGTGCAAAG TGGTGAGCTGTGAGCATCCAGCTGTGGAGAACGGGAATCTGCTGAGCGGGTACCAGGCTGATTACACCTACAGAGACACCGTCCTGTTCGACTGCAACTTCCGCTACTCCTTGAACGGCAGCGGAACGTCCACGTGCAAAGAAAACAGCCTCTGGGACCCTCCACTGCCGCTCTGCCAGCGCA GCAGCTGTGATGACCCTCCAGATGTGTGGAATGCTGTTAAAGCAAAACTTGCTGGCAATTTGTTTCCTGTGGAGACTATCATCACCTACGAGTGCAGGGAGGGCTACCAGTTCAGCCCGGGAGAAACCACGCGGCACATTAAGTGTTTGCCGGATTTTACGTGGAGTGAAACTCCAGATCCTTGTGAAA GAATTCGTTGCCCAGATCCAGACCTCACGAATGGAAGGCCCGCAGATTTATGGGACATGAGAGATGCTTACAGGTATGGAGACAGACTGGAAATTACGTGCAATGACGGCTACACTTTCAAAGGTCGCAGCGGTAACGTCGTGCTTCGGTGCACGAGTGATGGTAGATGGGAGCCGGCGGTACCAGAGTGCGTTCCAG AACCTCGTTGCCCAAAGCCAGATATTGCTCATGGAAGAGAGATTTATACAAGCAAAAATGACTACACAGTTGGGACCCGACTGAGGCTGATGTGTGATTCAGGCTATGTCCTCAGAGGCCCGGACTCAACCGAGTGTCGGGCTAATGCAAGCTGGGCTCCCGCGTTACCATTTTGTGATAAAG TCTGCGCCCCCCCTCCACAAATCCCCAACGGGCAGCACTCTGGCTTGGGAAGGGAGCAGTTCCCCTACGGCACGAAGGTGACATACAGCTGTGCCGAGGGACTGTCCCTCATCGGAGACGCCTCCATCCACTGCACCTCTGACGATGGGGACAACCTGGCGTGGAGCGGACCTGCCCCGGAGTGCAGGG TGGTTCGGTGCCCCAAGCCCACAGTTGAGAGAGGAAGGATGACTCCACAAAAGTTCATGTTTTCCTATGGAGTGGATGTGCGGTTCTCCTGTGATGAAGGCTTCAAGCTGCAGGGCGCTGCTGAGAGCCGGTGCCAGGCTGATGGCACCTGGCACCCTCCCCTGCCCACCTGCCAGCCAG tttacTGTATCCGACCCCAAACCTTGGCACATGAGAACCTACAGATTTACACCTCTAGACTGAAGTATGAGGTGAATGAAACTCTGTCCTTCGTCTGCAGACAAGGTATCCATAGAACATTAACTTCGGAGAGTACCTGCTCAGCTAACGGCACGTGGGTGCCACCACTCACTTGT aaaaaacgtGATACATGTGAGAAGATTCTTCAAAACAGGGAAATGTTCCAGTGTGGAATTCCTCTGGAAGAACTGATAACTCTGCTGGAAGTCAAGAAACTCTACCTGGAGATCCAGAAACTGGAAATGGAGCAAAGACGTGCAGCATACGGCTGA